One genomic window of Podarcis muralis chromosome 9, rPodMur119.hap1.1, whole genome shotgun sequence includes the following:
- the ARFIP1 gene encoding arfaptin-1 isoform X3, producing MAEESPKNSAAEISVTSNGELEDTHEHNYNRDLKHSISAGLGLSETQITSHGFDSTKEGIIEAGPFQGPSSLPMSPVVSPSSAAASRLAEQGSDLIMPKGNLRMQQKSGPVVLADEAKNPAMEKLELVRRWSLNTYKCTRQIISEKLGRGSRTVDLELEAQIEILRDNKKKYENVLKLAQTLSTQLFQMVNTQRQLGDTFADLSLKSLELHEEFGYNADTQKLLAKNGETLLGAINFFIASVNTLVNKTIEDTLITVKQYESARVEYDAYRTDLEELNLGPRDANTLPKIEQSQQLFQIHKEKYDKMRNDVSVKLKFLEENKVKVLHNQLVLFHNAIAAYFAGNQKQLEQTLKLFHIKLKTPGVDAPSWLEDQQ from the exons GACTTGAAGCACTCAATATCAGCTGGACTTGGTCTGTCTGAAACCCAAATTACATCGCATGGCTTCGACAGTACCAAAGAGGGAATCATTGAAGCTGGACCATTTCAAG GTCCCTCGTCATTACCCATGTCACCTGTTGTATCTCCTAGCAGCGCAGCTGCTAGCAGACTGGCTGAACAAGGGAGTGATTTAATTATGCCGAAAG GCAATCTAAGAATGCAGCAGAAAAGTGGACCAGTTGTGCTAGCAGATGAAGCGAAGAACCCAGCCATGGAAAAGCTGGAGCTTGTAAGAAGATGGAGCCTAAATACTTACAAG TGTACTCGCCAGATTATCTCTGAGAAGTTGGGTCGAGGCTCACGAACAGTAGATCTGGAATTGGAAGCTCAAATAGAAATACTGAGGGATAACAAAAAGAAGTACGAGAATGTCCTGAAATTGGCACAAACATTGTCCACACAGCTTTTCCAGATGGTGAATACCCAAAGACAGCTGGGAGATACATTTGCAGACTTGAGTTTGAAATCATTAGAACTCCAT GAGGAATTTGGATACAATGCAGATACTCAAAAACTTCTTGCTAAAAACGGTGAAACTCTACTTGGGGCAATTAACTTTTTTATTGCTAGTGTGAACACTTTGGTGAACAAAACTATTGAGGACACATTAATAACCGTGAAGCAATATGAAAGTGCCAG gGTTGAATATGATGCTTATCGCACAGATCTAGAGGAGCTGAATCTTGGCCCACGAGATGCAAACACATTGCCAAAAATTGAGCAGTCGCAACAACTATTCCAAATACATAAGGAGAAATATGACAAAATGCGCAATGATGTATCAGTTAAATTGAAGTTTTTGGAGGAAAACAAG GTGAAAGTATTGCACAATCAGCTTGTTCTGTTCCACAATGCCATTGCAGCATACTTTGCGGGGAATCAAAAACAGCTTGAACAGACTCTTAAACTATTCCATATCAAATTGAAAACGCCTGGAGTAGATGCTCCATCCTGGCTTGAAGATCAGCAATAG
- the ARFIP1 gene encoding arfaptin-1 isoform X5 — protein sequence MQQKSGPVVLADEAKNPAMEKLELVRRWSLNTYKCTRQIISEKLGRGSRTVDLELEAQIEILRDNKKKYENVLKLAQTLSTQLFQMVNTQRQLGDTFADLSLKSLELHEEFGYNADTQKLLAKNGETLLGAINFFIASVNTLVNKTIEDTLITVKQYESARVEYDAYRTDLEELNLGPRDANTLPKIEQSQQLFQIHKEKYDKMRNDVSVKLKFLEENKVKVLHNQLVLFHNAIAAYFAGNQKQLEQTLKLFHIKLKTPGVDAPSWLEDQQ from the exons ATGCAGCAGAAAAGTGGACCAGTTGTGCTAGCAGATGAAGCGAAGAACCCAGCCATGGAAAAGCTGGAGCTTGTAAGAAGATGGAGCCTAAATACTTACAAG TGTACTCGCCAGATTATCTCTGAGAAGTTGGGTCGAGGCTCACGAACAGTAGATCTGGAATTGGAAGCTCAAATAGAAATACTGAGGGATAACAAAAAGAAGTACGAGAATGTCCTGAAATTGGCACAAACATTGTCCACACAGCTTTTCCAGATGGTGAATACCCAAAGACAGCTGGGAGATACATTTGCAGACTTGAGTTTGAAATCATTAGAACTCCAT GAGGAATTTGGATACAATGCAGATACTCAAAAACTTCTTGCTAAAAACGGTGAAACTCTACTTGGGGCAATTAACTTTTTTATTGCTAGTGTGAACACTTTGGTGAACAAAACTATTGAGGACACATTAATAACCGTGAAGCAATATGAAAGTGCCAG gGTTGAATATGATGCTTATCGCACAGATCTAGAGGAGCTGAATCTTGGCCCACGAGATGCAAACACATTGCCAAAAATTGAGCAGTCGCAACAACTATTCCAAATACATAAGGAGAAATATGACAAAATGCGCAATGATGTATCAGTTAAATTGAAGTTTTTGGAGGAAAACAAG GTGAAAGTATTGCACAATCAGCTTGTTCTGTTCCACAATGCCATTGCAGCATACTTTGCGGGGAATCAAAAACAGCTTGAACAGACTCTTAAACTATTCCATATCAAATTGAAAACGCCTGGAGTAGATGCTCCATCCTGGCTTGAAGATCAGCAATAG